The following are encoded together in the Triticum dicoccoides isolate Atlit2015 ecotype Zavitan chromosome 6B, WEW_v2.0, whole genome shotgun sequence genome:
- the LOC119324681 gene encoding probable protein S-acyltransferase 15 has translation MARRRGVAAAVAAAATSPALMAAVSLMALVYYYTVFVLLDHWLGLGTTAGAAHAAAFSLLLAACFFSFLCAAAADPGSVPSGFSPDAEDPQGQGLKSRYCDKCCIHKPARTHHCKVCKRCILKMDHHCVWINNCVGYTNYKAFIICVLNATIGSLYSSVIFVCDLLRTEHDFGIHYVKIIHILAGVVLFSLCLTIGSLLCWHIYLICHNMTTIEYREAVRAKWLAKKSGQNYRHRFDQGTRKNIQMIMGPNVFCWLCPTATGHLKDGTEFQNTNN, from the exons ATGGCGCGCAGGAGGGGCGTcgccgcggcggtggcggcggccgcgACCTCCCCGGCCCTCATGGCGGCCGTCTCCTTGATGGCGCTGGTGTATTACTACACGGTGTTCGTCTTGCTGGACCACTGGCTCGGCCTCGGCACGACGGCCGGCGCCGCCCACGCGGCCGCCTTCTCGCTCCTCCTcgccgcctgcttcttctccttcctctgcgccGCGGCCGCCGATCCCGGATCCGTGCCCTCTGGCTTCTCCCCCGACGCCGAGGACCCGCAGGGACAG ggactgaaatcaaggtATTGTGACAAGTGTTGCATCCACAAGCCTGCCCGAACCCACCATTGTAAGGTCTGCAAAAGGTGTATTCTTAAAATG GATCACCACTGTGTTTGGATTAACAATTGTGTGGGCTATACAAATTACAAAGCCTTTATCATCTGCGTCCTGAATGCAACCATTGGATCCCTTTATTCGTCG GTGATATTTGTATGCGATCTTTTACGAACAGAGCATGACTTTGGTATTCATTATGTGAAGATCATCCAT ATCTTGGCTGGTGTTGTCTTATTCTCCTTGTGCTTGACAATAGGTTCTTTGTTATGCTGGCACATCTATCTCATATGTCATAACATGACAACCATAGAG TATCGAGAGGCAGTTAGAGCGAAGTGGCTTGCAAAAAAGAGTGGACAGAATTACCGCCACCGGTTTGATCAGGGCACGAGGAAGAATATTCAAATG ATCATGGGCCCAAATGTTTTCTGCTGGCTTTGCCCCACCGCGACAGGACATCTTAAGGATGGCACCGAGTTCCAGAATACAAACAACTGA